TTTGGCTTTTACATTCTTCTAAGGTGATGCTGCACCACCTACTGAAAATCACCTGGCAGGTTCAGCCTGCCAGCCTTTGTTTGATTAAAAGTTACCAAAATAGgggcagctcagtcagtagagcatgcaactcttgatccatAGTCACAAGTTTGAGCCCTGCGTTAGGTGTACAAATtcgtttaaaaaattttttttcattaaaaaaaaaaaaaattaccaggggacctgggtggctcagttggttaagcatctaccttaagctcagatcatgatccagggttTTGGGgtagccctgcctcaggctccccacttggcagggagcctgattctctctctccctctgccccccattcatgctttctctctctcaaataaatataaaaaatcttttcttaaaaaaaaatcaccaaaatacTATAACCTTAAagaggctatttttaaaatgcagagacAGCATGGTATTGTAACATGAAGAGTAAGGGAAAAGAGATTCAAGTTCTATCCCCAGCCCTTATTAGTTGAATGATCTTGAGCAGTCATCTTACCCTTCTGGACTCCAGGTTCCCTATGAGTAAAGAAATAATCTCTAAGTTCCTTCCAGATCTATGCTTTGATGATCCTAAATACTTGAAAGGTTAACACTGCTTCCAGTACTTCTGTGTGGCATAAGTAGTCCTGACAGAAAGCAAGAAGATGTGCAAATGGTTTCTCAAGATACTATCCAGTGTGAAACTTCTAAAATGCTGTCTCTTCATCAATTAAcagatactatttatttattatcagaCACTATTATAGATGTAGAGAAtataaaactgaatgaaaagaCACTCCCGGATCATTTACCAACTAAGAGATTATACGCAAATGACtcaacttctctgaacctcagaatCTTTAGTGGAAAGGAAATGCCTTTGGCACACGTCTTCTGTGTTTAAATGAGGATTTAATTGGTTTACCTCTATAAAATGCTCAGCACAGTACCTAGAACATAAATGTTTAATGATACTAATACtaactgttgttgttgttgttatttttatcaaCTCAGgcctaaaaaaaggaaatcacagtTTAATGcaaagggagatgcagactcccaaGTATTGAACAATTGTATTTAATAGGTTTGTTTCgttttccatttattcttctcACTTCTGCATCACTGTGATTCCTGCTTTCTCTTTAGGCATTCCCACCATTTGGCAATGGGCTATTTCTCTATCAACAGCCACCATGGCAGGTTCCACAcgtgagtttttttctttatactagaAGTGAAAACTAATGCTAACATGTTATATCTCAAACTGGTATGAGTTCATACTCTCTAAATGGAATACCATATGCCAATCACATATGGCATATGGCATATGGagagtatgaaaaaaatcatcatatCTGTAATCATGTAGGAAAAAAATGGTTTAATGAATTTTTACTCAAATTGGTGACATGAACAGTTGAAATCACCAAACAACTACTAATAACTTAATGAATTGATTTTAAAGGATTGTGTTACTTCACTACTATCCCCCCACTTCCCtaagagaatagaaaatacaaagattGTCTTTATTTAATGTAATGGGAAAATTGATACAAAATAGTTTGAAAATCATAAGATAAGCTATGATTAGATTAAGAGCTTGCTATGATATCTTATTACTTCTAGCCACAGATATTTCATTATAAAGAATCTTACAAGATTAATATTTACAAGAATcctttaaagtttaaaagtattaaaatagggatgcctgggtggctcagcggttgagtgtctgtctttggctcagggcgtgatcctggggtcctgggatcgagtcccacatcgggctccctgcatggagcctgcttctccctctgcctgtgtctctgcctctgtctctcgctctgtgtgtctcatgaacaaataaataaaatctttaaaaaaataaaataaaataaaatagaacataatATTAAAATTGCATCACAGgcattaaaaatctaaatcacaaaataaactatttgaaGTAAAGAAAAGTTTAAAGGACAATTGTTGTTTAACAGAAACAGCaaatatttgatgatttttttatttgcttatggCATTGGTTTTTCTTGCCTATAACTCTATAGCCAAGAAGACTCTTTATCAATAAGGAACGATTCACTCAAGGAGTAAGagttccttacttttttttctttaaaagagtgACTTTTTTTTCATTGGCCGTACTGAACTaagtatgtattatttatttatttatttatttatttatttatttatttatttattcccagtACCCTTGAACTATTGGAGTAGTTTTCTTACTGGTTACTCTGGgtataattttatataagtatAAAGTATTTACTAACTAAGGCAGTACCAGGTAAAGATTCAAAAAGCAGATAAACATGATTCTCGTGCTCAACTATGATCCCATCCACATAGAACTTCCTGAAGGTCTGTGGGAGTTGGAATACTTTTCTAAATCTTCCCCTGAGCAAACACTCAGCCTCCAAGTTTGATTAGGAAAATAAACCTTgctcaagtagaaaaaaaaaaaaaaaacttatagtaATAATCCAGGAGAAATTGTCAGTTTGTCATCCTAAATGTGACACAGACTCTAAAAATAGCATCATTATTTAATCTCCATTGTTATATGTTCTAATATGGATGTTTAGATCCTAACAGCACTCAAATCTCTCCCCCCCACTGccgtgtgtgtgtttttgtgtgtgtgtgtctgtgtgtctctgagtgtgtctctgtctgtgtgttgGGGGTGATGGGATGGGGGACTGCTAGGAGATGCAGCCATACATGGTATTCTGAGTAGGATAATCTAGAATCCAGCTGAAGCCTTTGTATTTGCCAGTGTTCACTGAtggattataattataataattagaaTTAATAGATAGATTGTGAGAGCTAATGACTCAAAAGCTGAAAACTAACAATGCTAACACCCAATCACTGAGTTGAACTATTTTAAGATACCGTGAGTTGTACAAGCAAATGGCAGTATAGAATGTGGTTTTCTCTTGCATTCATTATGTTTTGCACATTTTAGAGGGTACCACCAGGTTATGGACGTCCGCCAGCCAGCAATGAAGAAGGCGGGGTGAGTATAAGTAGAGCTACATTCCCCATTAGGAATTACAATCCATTAGCCTGTGctttttaattcctatttttaaaattcaacacatgaatttgtaGCTCAAGTGCCTGTGATATAAGAAAAAAGccagtaacaaaaataaatacatcatttttcCTCTACATGTACtgaactctctccctctctctctccctttctcccccactccctccctctccttctcccccttcttctctctctccctctctttttctctcttttattctctgtCTCTAAGAAGGATAACCTAATAACCTTTGTTCCAGAGTCTTTGGACTCTGGACAGTGATGGAGCAACtaaaaagcagagaaggaaggaaacacatCCTAGAAAGTTACCCCCAGAAGGGAATTAAGTAATCATCTAACTCCTTCATTGAACAAATAAACTGAAGCCCCAAAAAGGTAAATTACTATTCAACTACTATCCACTGAGTTAGTGGATAAATTGAACCTAGAGCTTTTTTGACACCCCATCCAATGGCTTCTCTACCACACCACACTAGAAGAGCCAAATGCATGTCACAGAGTGatacattgttaaaatattctaGCCCCCGTGTCATCAAAAAAGTCATTAAAGTGATTGTGGCATGGAAATCCACCCCTGGAgcttatttcccttttttctccctaaaaataTGATATGTCCTCAGTGAAATGACTCTGGAGGATGAGGGGTTGGGAAAGGGAGCAAGGAAGGAGTTAAAATAATGACATTGGAAGTAATGGCATGAGGTGCTTTTAAAaaggtgtgcctggctggcccagttagAAGAGCAAGCAACTCTCCATCTTGAGGgcctgagtttgagtcccacgttgaatatggagattgcttaaataaacaaacacactttaaattttttttaattaaaaaagtttaaaaaataaaataaaaatatccttttgAAATTAGAATTGCCAGATAAAAATGATTCAGATAATTGCCTGCAACCCAGAAACTGGCACTTcaaattttcaaaacaataacatgagaaaataaaagcataaggGCCCAGGCAGTTAGCATAGGCATGAAAAAGTCTGTTTTCCTCCTCCTGtcatgtcacttagcataatgtcctcaaggttcatccatgttgtcatctattgaagtttccttctttcttaaggcTTAGTAGTAGTCCATGGTGTATCTTGACCACATTTGCCTtttccattcacctgttgataaacatttaggttctattgtgaatagtgctgcaggTAGTAGTTGTGGTTTACAACTGCATAAAGTACAAGGGGAAGAAAATGAGGCCAGATGTAAGAGTTATGGGCCAGATGatcataaaaaaatcattagtgGTGGCGGCAGCAGtgttatataacatataacactTATTAGGTGTTTACTAAGTACCAGGCACAGAGCTTTACATATGTTATCTCTTTTGACCCTTATGACAACCTATGAGATAGATATCCTTTTATTATCTTGagtttacaaataataaatatatataaactgacGTTAGCCCCGAGTCATACTATTAATACTGGAGGAACAGGGATTTGAACCCATTATCTGTCTAGAGCTCCACTCTTTAGACCATGCCATGCTGCTTTTTATGTTATGATATGAGGCTTAGAGTTTATCTTGTAAGGTAAGGGcaactttaaataatatttaaagggGAAAGTGACAGAAGttccaccaccccccacccccagcctctacTGTTCTGACAGCAGTGGAGAGACAAGATTAGACGGAAGTAAAATTATACCCGGAGTAACCAGTAAGAAAACTACTCCAATAGTTCAAGGGTACTGGGAATAAAGGAAGAGGGACAGGATGGAAGTTTAGATTTTATAGAACTTGGTTATTAATTGTCTGGGGGaaatagagaaaaggagaaaccTGGAAAACTGGGTAGATAGTGGCAAATGTTGCTTAGATATAGAATATGGGAAAAGGAAGTTTGGGGGGTGGGGCATAGTCCATTGCAGGTACCCATGAGATCTTCAGTGATGCAGTCTTGCTGCTTCAGCCTCAGGAGGGAGTGTCATGGGCCAGACTTATGGCATTGGGGGTGACTGATTTGTATCTGTATTGAAAAAATTGGCCTGCAATAGATTGTTTGAGGCAGGTgtgcaaaatgagaaaagaagaatgagaaggatGGAAAATGGAATCCTtttctaaaaagacaaaaacctctCAGATTTAGGATCCAGGCctaggaaaagaaaactgagaactAACAGTCTGAAAGAGTACTCAGAGAACCAGAAGGGAACAGAAAGAATTAACTTTGAAGAAAAGAAGTATAGTTAATGGTTTTAAAAGAAGCATGTGGCTAATTTCTCtattacagtaaaaaaaattcCACCCCACAGCACGGTGGGAAACAAAGAGTAATTACCAATTTCCACCTTCTTCCCTACAGAATCCTTACTTTGGATATTTTGGATATCAGGGATTTGGGGGTCGTCCTCCTTATTATTCAGAAGAGATGTTTGAACAAGATTTtgaaaaacccaaagaaaaagaTCCTCCTAAAGCAGAGAGTCCGGCCGCTGAGCCCTCGGGTAATTCAACAGGTCCCGAGACTAATTCTACTCAATCAAATCCTGGAGGGAGTCAGAGTGGAAATGACACCAGCCCAACAGGAAACAGTGGCCCTGGCCCAAACACTGTGAGTAATCCTACGGCTCAAAACGGGGTTATCTCACCCGCTACAGTTAATATTTCAGGCCAGGGAGTACCAAGAACTCAAATCTCATGGGGACCAAATCAGccaaatattcatgaaaattatCCAAATCCTAACATCCGAAATTTTCCTGCAGGGAGACAATGGCGTCCCACTGGTACTTTCATGGGGCACAGACAGAATGGGCCTTTTTACCGAAATCAACAGGTACAAAGGGGGCCTCGGTGGAACTCCTTTGCTTTGGAACGCAAACAAGCAATGCGTCCAGGAAATCCAATCTATCGTAAGGCTTATGCTTCTACTGCGAGAGGGAATTCTCCTAATCATGCAGGAAATCTGGGGAATGTCAGAAGAAAGCCTCAGGCACCAAATAAACACCCTATGGGAACCAACGTTGCTCCTCTGGGTCCCAAACATGGTACTGTTGTCCACAATGAAAAAATCCAAAATCCAGGAGAGAAACCAGTAGgcccaaaagaaagaatagtcATTCCTACAAGGGATCCATCTGGCCCCTGGAGAAACTCTCAAGATTATGGAGTTAACAAATCAAACTATAAACTGTCTCCCCCTGAGAGTAATGTGCTAGTCCCAAATTTTAATTCTGTTGATCAACATGAAAACTCTTATTACTCAAGAGGAGATTCCAGAAGAGCCCCAAATTCTGATGGACAAACCCAAAGCCAGAATTTGCCCAAAGGGATTATTTTAGAGCCAAGAAGAAACCCGTATGAATCAGAAACTAATCGGCCAGAATTAAAGCACAGTACATATCAACCTGTATTCCCTGAGGAAATTCCTCCCCCTGCAAGAGAACATTTTCCTGCTGGAAGAAATACTTGGCATCACCAAGAAATCTCTCCATCTTTTAAGGAAGatcctgggaggcaggaggaactCTTACCTCCTCCTTCCCAGGGCTCTAGGGGAGGTGTTTACTACCCTGACTATAACTCTTATGATCCCAGGGAAAATTCACCATACCTTAGAAGCAATAGATGGGATGAGAGAGATGATTCTCCCAACACAATAGGGCAACCCAGAAATTCGCTATATCCCATAAATACTCCAGAGCTGAAAGAAACAGTCCCTTACAATGAAGAGGACCCAATTGATCCAACTGGAGATGAAACTTTCCCAGGACAAAATAGATGGGGTATGGAAGAGCCAAGCTTTAAAGAAGGTCCAACAGTTAGGCACTATGAAGGCGAGCAATATACCGTAAATCAACCAAAGGAATACCTTCCCTATTCCTTAGATAATCCATCAAAAACCAGGGAGGATTTCCCTTATGGTGAGTTTTACCCCTGGAACCCAGATGAGAATTTTCCATCATATAATACAGCTCCCACTGTACCACCACCTGTGGAGAGCAGGGGCTACTATGCTAATAATGCTGTCAGACAAGAAGAAAGCCCTCTGTTTCCTTCTTGGAACTCCTGGGACCACAGGGTTCAAGCCCaaggacagaaagaaaggcagccaTATTTTAACAGAAATTACTGGGATCAGCCAACAACTTTACACAAAGCGCCCCCTAGTCCACCACACCAGAAAGAGAACCAGCCCTATCCTAGTAattccccagctgggcttcagaAAAATCCAACATGGCGTGAAGGTGAGAATTTGAATTACGGCATGCAGATTACTAGGTTAAATTCACCAGAGGGAGAACATTTGGCTTTCCCAGATTTAATTCCTCCAAGTTACCCAGCAGGTCAAAAAGAAGCACATGTATTTCACCTAAGCCAGAGAGGCTCTTGCTGTGCTGGTGGCTCCCCAGGACACAAGGACAATCCACTTGCTCTACAGGACTACACTCCACCCTTCGATCTTGCACCAGGGGAGAATGAAGACACCAGTCCTCTGTACACAGAAGATAGTCATGCTAATCATGCAAGAGATACCATCTCTCCTGCCAGCAACCTACCTGGCCAAAGAAACAGCTCAGAGAAAAGAATGCCTGCAGAGAGTCAAAACCTAAGTCCTTTTAGAGATGATGTGTCCACTCTGAGAAGGAACACGCCGTGCTCTATGAAGAATCAACTGAGCCAAAGGGGAATTATGCCGTTTCCTGAAGCCGGTTCCCTTCAATCAAAGAATACACCTTGTCTCACAAGTGATCTTGGAGGAGATGGCAACAATGTTTTGGAAGAGATATTCGAAGACAACCAGCTCAGTGAAAGAAC
The nucleotide sequence above comes from Canis lupus baileyi chromosome 14, mCanLup2.hap1, whole genome shotgun sequence. Encoded proteins:
- the ENAM gene encoding enamelin; the protein is MLLFQYRHGASLPKLDNLVPTGKMKILLVFLGLLGNSFAMPMQMPRMPGFSSKSEEMMRYGQFNFMNSPHMAQLGPLYGNSMPQLFPQYQMPMWPQPPPNTGHPQKSPSALKRQKSKTDQAPETQKPNQPQPKKPPPKRPLKQPPPTPAQPEEEGQPPQAFPPFGNGLFLYQQPPWQVPHRVPPGYGRPPASNEEGGNPYFGYFGYQGFGGRPPYYSEEMFEQDFEKPKEKDPPKAESPAAEPSGNSTGPETNSTQSNPGGSQSGNDTSPTGNSGPGPNTVSNPTAQNGVISPATVNISGQGVPRTQISWGPNQPNIHENYPNPNIRNFPAGRQWRPTGTFMGHRQNGPFYRNQQVQRGPRWNSFALERKQAMRPGNPIYRKAYASTARGNSPNHAGNLGNVRRKPQAPNKHPMGTNVAPLGPKHGTVVHNEKIQNPGEKPVGPKERIVIPTRDPSGPWRNSQDYGVNKSNYKLSPPESNVLVPNFNSVDQHENSYYSRGDSRRAPNSDGQTQSQNLPKGIILEPRRNPYESETNRPELKHSTYQPVFPEEIPPPAREHFPAGRNTWHHQEISPSFKEDPGRQEELLPPPSQGSRGGVYYPDYNSYDPRENSPYLRSNRWDERDDSPNTIGQPRNSLYPINTPELKETVPYNEEDPIDPTGDETFPGQNRWGMEEPSFKEGPTVRHYEGEQYTVNQPKEYLPYSLDNPSKTREDFPYGEFYPWNPDENFPSYNTAPTVPPPVESRGYYANNAVRQEESPLFPSWNSWDHRVQAQGQKERQPYFNRNYWDQPTTLHKAPPSPPHQKENQPYPSNSPAGLQKNPTWREGENLNYGMQITRLNSPEGEHLAFPDLIPPSYPAGQKEAHVFHLSQRGSCCAGGSPGHKDNPLALQDYTPPFDLAPGENEDTSPLYTEDSHANHARDTISPASNLPGQRNSSEKRMPAESQNLSPFRDDVSTLRRNTPCSMKNQLSQRGIMPFPEAGSLQSKNTPCLTSDLGGDGNNVLEEIFEDNQLSERTVDLTPEQLVIGTPDEGPEPEGIQSEVQGNEGDRQQQRPSSIIQLPCFGSKITNYHSSSTGTPSSIGRQGPFDEEPIMPTENPNSLSRLATGAQFQSINVDPLSADEHTPFDSLQLGTNPQDHVQDCLLLQA